CCCAACAGGAGTGGAAATGTAACAAAGCCACGAGTTCCTATGCATGACATTCATTAAATCAACTATTTCATTGTCATTTTTTTCTACATGGCCATTCATAAGCTTGTCTGAAAATTAGGATTTTGCGTTCCTTGAGTTATATATGCTTCGGTACTTCTAACCCAACAACTTCCTTGCCTGCATGTGCAGGCCTGAGGCGTAAGTTATTAGTAATACCCACACGAATTTAACCCAGTGGTCTCGCCCGAGCCTTGAACATAAAGTTATATAGATCTCCGCTCCATTTCAGCGCTAAATTGAGCCAGGTTTATGACTGATATATAAACTTCTGGCATGCGTACAGGTTTGGTAAATACCATTAAGCTTGCTTTTCCAGGGCGCTTCCGGTCATATTAAGTTTTGTTTCATATTTGTCAAGTCAAAATATATAATGACGGAACTTTTCGTCGATAGCGTCTTACCTGTAGAACACCGCCAGCGAATGCATCGGCGCATCCTGCCTAGCTAGCCACCCTTCCATTAGGTATCACGGCCACCACGCCTTCTTGGGCGGCTCCGTCGTGAGCGACATACACGGGAAGCCAGCTGCCACGCAGCCCTGTCGCGATGGTTTTGTGGCCCTATCATGACCTGTTGCGCGAACGGGGCTCCTCGGGCTGTCGAACAGTGCCTGGCAAGTCTTCATGGCCGACTGCCCATCAAACGAGGATTTTGGTCTTCGATCGTCAGCGGGCGAGCAAGTTATATGATTTACGACAGTCGGCGGCTGGCGTCCACCTAGAGTGCCGTCACTGTGGCGAAGCCACAGACCCTCCCTAATGCCACAAGTAACTGCGCGCTAAAGGATCGACATACAACAACGAACATTATTGAGCGAATTCAGTTCAGCGGACGATGATTGAGGCTTGCAGTCTAGATTATTTAATAGTTCTAAATAGTATCCGATTTTCAGTGGTGCTTTACACTGAAATCGTTCTCATTAATCGCAAGGTTCTAACTGTTTGTATACCACGAACTTCGTTGATGACTGCTCACGGTTGTACTTCTGCCTTCCCACAGTATATTGAAAGAAGAAGCGAAGTTCGCAATTATAGTCTATACGTTTCGCGGGGAACAAGATAAAAACTAATCAATTTTAATCAAGTGTAAAGGACGGAAGTTTAATCATTGCTTTAATTCAATACCGTGCCCCGCATATGGATTGACGGGACTGCTAGTATCAGACATCAACGTTGCTAAAATCGGTATCAATAAACACCTTCTGCATCACGCAGGTGctctgcttggctttctcggccGAGTTGATGCGTCAAAGCGGCAACGTTTTACGAACGAGCTGGTGTTACCTTTCGCTGGCAGCGGTGATAAATATGACGCACTTCGTCACCTTGTGTCATGTCAATTGTGAGGACATTCTTTTATTTTGTAGTGGCTTTCTCTACGAGTTCACAAATTATCTGTTCTATATTAATTTATGTAATCATGTGCACACAGAAGAAAGATTTAAGAAAAGACGTTGTTAAGAGCGCTCGCCTATTTATACGTAAAGCGGCACTCTCGCAAGCAACAGAggtaatcagcccaatattggaaatgtattggcaaatgtTGGTCCTACAAAagaccagagtgaaaccatctcttcccaatattgggccaataaCCTCTGCTGCCTGGGTTCACGAAGATTTAGGGCAGGTTCGTGTCCTTCCAGAGGTCCATAAGGTCACTGCCAGCGGTCTTGAGTGCGATTCGTTTTTTCAACCGCTCAACCTGCTCTGGCGAAAAGTGGTTCCTCCAGTCTCCAACGATCCCTTTACGTACGAACTCTCCCTGGACCGGCTTGGTGAGCATGCTTCCCAAGGACTCCACTATGGACCTCACTCCCGGGGGCAGCAGCTCCGGGGGCACCGAGGATAGCTCCTGACCCCAGGCCTTAAGGTCGGCATTAATTTTCTTCATCGATTCGATGCTGATGGCGCCGAGAACCTTCTCAAGCACATCTGGGTGCCGTCTCAGCTTGTCGCCGTACTCTTCTTTGCCCAAGAAATCGGCGATCTTGAGGACCCAACCACGAGTGTCCTTCTTGATGTCTTCGTAGGTCACGAAGAACACGTTGCTATCGCCGCGATGCTCGTACCAGGACAATACGTGGTCGAAGTAGTCGCCGAAATCCACTTTGCCTTCAATGAACATGTCGAAGAATTGGTCGAATGTGCCATCCTCGAACAGGTACGCAGGGAAGTTCCTCGTGTGGTAGTAGAATGACACGCAACAGTCATACGGGTTGCGAGTGACGTAGATGTACTTGGCCTTCGGCGAGTAAGGCTGCTTGTTGAACGGTAAGTGAGTCTTGATGGCGCCAGGGCGCGGCATAGAACGAGCTCCCTCGGCTCCGAGAAGCTCCAAGAAGGGAGCCATGCTCATGAACTCCATGTGGTTTGCCGGAGGCACGCCATCGCGATATATGTTGCACACAATGTGCTGCATCCATGTGGTGCCGCACTTCGGGTAGCTTACGATGAAGACGTCGCCGTCCAGCGGTTCGTAGGATAGGGCGGAGCGCATGTTCCTATCGGTGAACATGTGGCTGACGTACAGCCCATCAAAGTCCCGGTACACGTTGCGGCACGCCGGTCCAGGTTGGCATGCC
The Amblyomma americanum isolate KBUSLIRL-KWMA chromosome 3, ASM5285725v1, whole genome shotgun sequence genome window above contains:
- the LOC144125334 gene encoding sulfotransferase ssu-1-like, with amino-acid sequence MPSSWNPLEEEADKKAAEEACQPGPACRNVYRDFDGLYVSHMFTDRNMRSALSYEPLDGDVFIVSYPKCGTTWMQHIVCNIYRDGVPPANHMEFMSMAPFLELLGAEGARSMPRPGAIKTHLPFNKQPYSPKAKYIYVTRNPYDCCVSFYYHTRNFPAYLFEDGTFDQFFDMFIEGKVDFGDYFDHVLSWYEHRGDSNVFFVTYEDIKKDTRGWVLKIADFLGKEEYGDKLRRHPDVLEKVLGAISIESMKKINADLKAWGQELSSVPPELLPPGVRSIVESLGSMLTKPVQGEFVRKGIVGDWRNHFSPEQVERLKKRIALKTAGSDLMDLWKDTNLP